Genomic DNA from Hordeum vulgare subsp. vulgare chromosome 2H, MorexV3_pseudomolecules_assembly, whole genome shotgun sequence:
GGTGGCGTAACGGTGGCGGAGACGCGCGGGGTGGAGTCACGGCGGCGACGGAGACGTGCGGGGTGGAGTCACGGCGGCGGCGGAGAGAGAAGATAGGGTTTGTATCCAGTTTTTTTTCCTCTTTCAAACCAACCGCCGACGCGTGGACTGACGTGAAGATCGGGCGTATGGTGGGCGGGCGAACGCACAATGGGCGCAGGGACgaatttaggggggggggggcgaggggggctagacccccctaacaaattgattcttctattatgattgtggttGTTGCAGCCAAAAAATTTCACTTCATATGAACTTTGTCCCCTCTATGCATTAATGTTGGCTCCGTCCCTGATGGGCGATGGATACTGTACACAATGTGTAAAGACCATACTATTCTTATacgtttaggggggggggggttgtaccGAAGTCCCTCTCATAGTCTATAACTGTTTTCTTGCAATTTGATTGGTAACTGTCAACTTTTTTATCGCTGATATATCCATTACTTGCTAGAGAACATGTATTCTGTAATCAAGTGCCTATGTTCACCATAGATAATATGTTATCTGCCTTGTTATAATTTTGTTAGTTCCAGTTTCAGTTTTATTAGCTGGCCCATCTACTTTGTGCAGTCATTGTTCCTATGCAAATATTTTCGTGTCTTCAATCAGTAGTTTCAGGACTACATTTGCATCAGTGAACGTCTAAGCTTAAATTCTTCAAGTGTTGATTTCTTATTATATCGATCTTGCTAAGAATTCATGGATGTCATTAGACTCTAACGGAAGCAAATCAAGTTCATACTCTTCTTTCGTATGTGCACACACCTCTGTCTTCACCCGTGGTCCTTGAAATGTTGACTGTTAGAGAACAGAGGACGTTAAAtttttgtgatgttgtgttaTGTGGACAATATTTAATCCAGTTGTTAATGCTTGGGCAGGCACAAAGGTTTGATACAAGCAGCTTCTCATGCTCAGAATAAGATGGATGGACCGCCAACTGTTGAGGATGATATTTGTTCAAAATCGGGAAGCAATTCTTGGTAGACTTTAAGTATGTAGTTACGTTTTGATATATTAGCCGAATCTTCTCCCAAAGAAAAACACCTCCCATGCGAGGAGCCTTTGATGAACGAGTATGTCATGAATATCCTTGTACTGTCTTTTCATACTACCTTCGTCCAAGTGTATAGGACATGCGCGTAGTTTTAGGTTATCAATTTAACtagctaaatatatattatatacGATAAAAATTATATATTAAAAAACTACATCTTCGCATGAATCTAATGATATATTATTTGTTACATATAATACATATTTAAATAGTTAAATTAACGATCTAGAACTACACGCATACCCTATACacttggacggagggagtactattaatTAGAGGGATCCATATTTATAGGATCGGGATAACTCCCTCGCGCAGGGGCGACTCGGGCGGATCCCGCACAGCCGCCACCCATTCCTCTTCTGATCTTGCTCCCCACGCTGTCGTCGAAGGACGCCTCCGGTCAAAGGCCGCGAGGATGACGACAGCGGGTCGTCATCCTCGCGCAATTAATGGCGGCAGGGGCCCCATAATTTCTCACGTTGCGGGATCTGTGGCCGAAGCTTCATGGCGTCCCTAGACGGTGTGGTTTGTCCGGCGAAAAAGGGTGTCGGGGCGGCGGCGTGACCCCGGATTTCTGCGAGAGCGGCATGGCGACTGGATCGGGGGCTCGGCTACTCATCTCTGCATGGtgtgggtggtggtggcggtcctTGCGGAGATCTATGACCTGTTGCTGGGAGCCGACATATGGCGTAGTCTTTGGGTTCTTTTTGTTTTCAGATGTTTTTTTTAGGTTGCCGGCCCTTATGGATCTGGCCGTTGACGTGTTCCAAAATACTCCACTAGATATCTTTATTGGATGCTTGAATTTTGTAGATTGATGGATTGAATGGGGATTCAATCGTGGGCACCCCTATTTCAGCCTGAATGGCTTCAGAGGGTGTGACGCGAAGATTTGATATCTGTTGACATTATGGGACACATCGAAATTACGATTtcttgatgacgacaatgacaggGAATGTCATGACGACTGAGGTTTGAGGCCTTGTAATGACAGATCGAGTCTTTGTGGCGATGAGGACTTTGCTTAGTGATTTGTGAATCATAGAAGCAACATTGACAAGTGGGACGGCAACACACGAGGAGTATAGAGTCTTAGTTTTCAGGGTGAAAAcacaaggcatggccttaattggtTGTGTCTGGTAGTGACCTTGTTGAAGACATTATTTTAAGAGCGCGAATCTTCTCCAGGATGAAAACCTAAGATTTAAGATCGGGCGATGACGATGTGTCTTGGATGCATCACTTTTGAAGTGTTTGGGCTTCAGGTGTTGTCTAGATGACGGTTCGTGCTGTAGCTACAAGAAATTGATCACTATAGTGTGATCTATCTTTTTTCTCCCTCTTCTTTTTGTCTTTTAATTGTATGCATGGGTAGTATCTTTACGATATTGCGTTGTTGCAGAGACTGGGTCTAATTGATATCTCGTGATATTAATATATTCACTTTGTTGAAAAAATTAACTTGATATAGGTATACTATTTTCTACTTAAAACACAATATGTTCCCTATagcttatactccctctgtctcggGTTTTTTTGCGGTTAAAAACATgtattgctcaaggatcagcgaTATTATAATCTTCCTTACatagaatcatagatcaactatCTCTGAGGCCTGAGGCCAATCAAACAATAATTCTACTCCCAGTTCTAGCAAATTTAACAAAAAAATCACTAGTTGTATTATGGTTACGAATAATATGAGTAATATGAGTCATACAACGAAACAACAAGTGTTTAATCTCCATATGAGAGGCACATAGTAGACCTATATTAATATAGCGGGACGCAAGCCTATTTGGAGACATGTCTATGTCTGTGTCCTTTACCATGTTCGCTGTAGACATCGAGTCCATCTCCACCAAAAGTAGTAGCTCCGTTCTCTGGAGAGCAATAGAGCCCCCCGCCCCTCCATAGAAGCACATAATTGAGATTCAAGTGCTCAATGTTTCCCAAGAGTTACAAGGCATCATGGAGCCACTCGACACCCGTGTTTGTAACCTCCTTCAGCTTTGGCAGGATTCATTCCTCAACCATGCATTGTTATAGACGAACTGCTAGCGGACATCTACACAGGACGTGAATTATGTCTTCCGGATCCCGTCCACATACTGGGTATGTGTCAGATATTTTTTTTAATCGAATGATCGAATTGCTTTGATCAATGTTTACAGGGTGTGTATATATATCTCCTGAAGAGACACAACGATCGGAGAAGATACAACGGTTCCAGGAATGGAGGGAGAGGCGTTGGTGGCGGGAGAGGAAACCGCACGACGGTTTTGGGCAAGGGGGGATTTTCCCTTATTACATTAAGTAATTAACCTTAACACTCCTTCTAATCTATGCTTGACTAGATCGAATCATTTCATAATTTTTCGCATAGCGCTATTTTCTCAAAATGATTCTCCTCCAAAAAGTTCTGCGTGAAATCTTTGATGAGAATctgaaacataaactcacaaagaTATATCATAATGTGATGTCTTAAACAAGGATATCTCAAGAAGAGACTCCCCTTGATACCTACAAATCCCTAAGTCGCCGCATACCAATTCCATAAACATATTTATAGAATGTAGAATTTGATAGAGATTTGGTAAATAAATTTGCAAGGTTGTCACATAATTTAACTTTCAAGATGTTTATTTTGCCACTTCTCTGAAGATTATGGAggaaaaccacttaggagaaatgtgcttagtgatattacttttgatttATCCTGTTTGCATATGTGCAACACAGGACgcattatcttcatagataatAGTAGGTGATTCTATCGAACCAATTCCATATGACTtttgtatgtggtttatcattctgcgaagccataAACATTCACATGATGCTTTGAATAATGaaattatttcagaatgattggtACATGTTGCCACCATAGTCTGTTTTAAAGACTTCCATGATATAGCAGTACCATCATGTAAGAACACAAAAACGGTGTGTGATCTGGCATTATGGGGATGAGACAAATAGCCGACATTTGCATATCCAACCATGTAAGAGTCTCGATTTCTCTGGAACTGAAAAATAGGgcaagaggttcaatcgataagatcttcgtagaatatgtaggatccaatatgggcatccaggtcccgctattggatattgaccgaggagtgtctcgggtcatgtctacatagttgtcgaacccgcagggtctgcacacttaaggttcggtgacgttttagtttagttgagttatatgtgttggtgaacgaaggttgttcggagtcccggatgagatcacggacgtcacgagggtttccggaatggtccggaaacgaagattgatatataggaagttggtgtttggattccggaaagttttcaggcattgccggcagtgtaccgagagtgacgaatgggttccgggggcccactgggtgggcccaccacgccccaaggggtccacatgggtttattggatgcacaatatggtataatgggctgacaaagtcatccaaggaaagcccatgaggaaaaagtggaaaatacaaaagaggtgggaaaattaggaaggagtcctaatccaagtggattggagaaggactcctccctccctcccacttcggccgacccaaggagggtttccttggtgcgccaaggctgcccaaggctgcctctcccctcctcctatatatactagaggtttagggcttttgagacacaactttgccacgtgcaactcaaacctacacctcgtagttcttcctctagattagatttctacggatctcggacggagccctccagaaatagatcatcaccaacaccggcgcgccatcacgctgccggagaagtcatctacttctccgtctctcttgttttatcaataaggccgagatcgtcatcgagttgtacgtgtgctgaacgcggaggtgtcgtccgttcgacactagatcggaacggttcgagggacggatcatgggacaacggtgatttgaatcacaaagctgtaccactacatctaccgcgtttcttaacgcttcccgttgagcgatctacaagggtatgtggatctaatctccctctcgtagatgaacatcaccatgataggtcttcgtgtgcgtaggaaattttttgtttcccatgcaacgttccccaacaggtaaaacccctagtcctgcatgtgtgactatatgagatcacagtacaaatggtgctccttgagctttTTGTGAGGAGGGAGACGGAGCTCTTGCTGCCGGCCTCGTTGCCTCAGTGGTGTGTGGATCTTTCTCTACGTGTGCGCTGTGTCAATCTATCCATCCTCCTCCCTCTGTGGGGTTGAGTTGAGGCTTTATAGTGTAGCCTGAGGTATACAGTGGTGGGGGTAAGACAGGAGGTGGGACCCGGCTGCCAGCCTCTCCGGCTGGCCGCGCGGCCTGCCGGCTGTCGGGTCTTCTCTGGCACGGGGCCCGCCGACCATGTGTCTCAGCAGCTAACGCGCCAGTCGTCAGGGAGCGGGTAGAGGCGTGTGTGGCTACAGGCCGTCTCGCCCGGTCAGCCTCGATAGTGACCGTGGTCCTGTAGCCTCGCTGACCCCCACATCATTGCGCCTGTGGCCATGCCGAGCTTGTCAATGCGTACTGCTGCCACGAGGGCCTCTGCGTCATGCGTCGGGTCTTGTCACTGTACGGGGTACGGTCGGATGGGACAGGCCAACCGGCCAGGCCAAATGCCACCAGTCGACCCGACGCTTGTCGGCGAGGCGGGTGGCATGAGGCCGAGGTGAAGGCCAACCGTCGGCTCATCCGGCAGAGGCAGACGGAGGCCGACGCCCTCTTCAACGAGTTGGACGTGAAGAATGAGGCGGAGGAGGCCACAGCGGAGGAGCTGAAGGCGCCAGAGGGGTCGAATCTGCGGTAGGTGGCCATTTATCCGCCGAAGGGCACGAAGATCATCGACATCTCCGACTAGGAGTAGATAGGTTCTACGTAATACGTAGGTTTCAAATCTTGCATGTTTTTGTATGGATTTAAGGATTCTAATATGAAATGTCCGGATGTACAATGAATTATTTGAGACACTGATCAGGCGCGTCCGCGGtcgtttgagggggggggggggggggggatttgcAAGATCCAGTTGTAGGTGCTCTAACTGTGTGCCTTGTACATACTAAAAGAAATGTAAAAAAAATCATATCCTTTCTCAGGAATCAGGACTGCAGTTCTCAACATGTTGGAAATCTTACATCCAACATCTGCTGGAATATGAAATATGACAAAGCAAAAAAGAAGGAAGACTGAAAGTAGTTCTTTGTTGATTTACACTTTTACAGTAACAGAATGTGTGCAGAACAAGTTTGTAACAAGCCAATTCGGCGAGCATGTACACAAGACAGCAAAGCTGTAAGAGCCAATTTGGCGAGCATGTACAGAACACAGCAAAGCTGTAAAGAGTCAATTTGACGAGCATTGTAGTACTGAACACAGCAAACATGTACCCTAACAGAAGCGCCAAAGGCCTTCACCATACACAGCAAGAAGGCGCAGACAAGAAGCAGAACGCAGGGTTGGATTGGGGCTTACCACGCTGAAAAGCAGGCGCCATCAGATGAAGAACATGCTGTCTTTGAGAGCCTCGTGCACCTCGGGCATATCCCTGAACAGGGGAGGACCCGCGGGGACCTGGTGGTACTGCAGGGACGCCATCCTGCTGTCGTAGTAGTCCCTGCCACGGTAGGCCGCGATGTCGGCGTACTTGATGGGCGCCGTCAGCGACACCGGCTTGGTGCAGCGCGCGAACACGAAACACATGCGGTACACCAGCTTCTGCAGGTCCACGCGCTCGAAGCCGTGCGCGTTCTTCAGCATGTAGTAGTGCGTCGGCCGGCTTGTCCCGTGCAGCCCATCGTGGCTGCAGAGGAAGAAGTCATCGTGCGACCCGTCGACCACGACGGTGTCGACGACCGTGCCAGGGAGCACATTGCCGTTATCTGTCCGCAGCTCTTTTCTGTCGTTGGGGAACAGCCGCGTGTGGTGCCGCTTCTTGGCCACGATCACTGTGATCGTCGGCGAGTAGCCACCCTCGCAGATACCTTCCTTCATTGACACTAGCTCCTTGTCGAGGACCATATCGAACAGCTCGTCGCTCACACCGTCGCGGAAGTATATGATCTTTGCTGGCTTGACGCCGCCGTTCCTCTTCTTGTAAACTTCGAGGAGCTCCTTACACATGGTACCAAGGTTGTCGATCTTCTCCTGGCGGTTCCTCTGGGGACGGATTCTCGTCACGTACTGGCTGGCGCTAGGGCAATCCATGGACGCCACAACAGCTGCAATCGACGGACTCTCCGTGTCTCGTGGAGGCGGGTGGTTCACGTCCGCGCCGATGAACATGAAACTTGTGCCAGTCACCTTTGGAAGCTCATCAGATAGGCGCATGTTGCTGCCTCCGAGCTTAGTGTTGATCTTGAGGGTAAGGTTGGACAAGTACTGGTCCTGGCTATTGCCTTCTTTGTTTGCCACCTGGCTCAACAGACACTGGGTTTGGATTCCCAGCTCTGTCTCACAGATCATCTTCAGTATCTTGTATCCATGGTGCTGCTCAGACATCGGGCAGAAGAGGAGCTGCAGCTTCTTCTGTGTGTGCTTCTCggcatccttcttcacctggatAAGCTTCTCACGCAGTTTGCCCGGATCAGATAGCACCGACATTTCTGAACGAACCACAGTACAATCTTTTTTCTCCATGTGAATACCAAGGGCAACACACTTTCTGACGATATTGCCAATGAACTTTTTTACATCAAGCTTTTCCTGGAAGGAGTCAGATGACGTAGCACTGAAGTCGAGAATGCCCCAGCACTTCAGTACTTTGCCGTCTATCAGCATCATATCATTCATGAGGTTCCACTGGCAGTTTTTCTTGCTGATATTGTAGTTGCGGCGGCCACTGGAGGAGCCAAGTGTCAGGGTAGGAGGAGCAAGAATAGTACCCGTGACTTCTGTCATCCCTCTGTTCAATGTAATGTTAAATTGCTGGCCTCTGCTACTGCTGAAAGTAAAATGATAATTAGTGACTGATGATAAACATGAGTTCAGTTTgctaaaaaaattaaaataagatCAGATCCTTTCTTGAAAGGAAGGCAAAGATCAATTCCGTCCAAAGAAAGAGAATTCCATAAAATAGTCAAAATACTTAGATAACTTGAACAAACCTGGTTAAACTTCATTCTTATACTGAATCCAAGCATGGTTAAACTTCATTTTTTTAATTAGCGTCTATGTTAGCACAACTTTCAGGTTTTTTTTGTAGATCTACTGTTTACACAGAAAAACTATCGAACTAAATATCTAGCAAATTGCATTGCATTGGATTTAACAAATAAACAGCACGATAAATTAAGTTCCCAGATTTGACAAAAAGAAAGAATGCATGGTCAGGCGTTTACTAACAGTAGAAGGGCACCCAAACTCAAAACAGTTACCTGCAAGGCCCTTCTGGAGGTTCTACCATATCCAGAATCATCTTTTTACGGGCCTCTGATTTAAGTGGCTTGTCCCTCGGCTTATGCTTGGAACCCTTTAGCATATTGTCCTTGGGATACTTCTGCCTTCGATGAAGACTACAGAGCTCAATCGGGACATAATTTGGTCTGCCATTTTTGGTGCTCAAATCCAAGCATGGAAGCATCTTATACTTAATCGCCACTTCATACTGCTCACGATAATACTCAACAAGCTTATGGGGGGGCTTCCCTGCATCGAAATCCTCAAAGGTGATAAGTTGTGCAGGCTCAGCTGTTAAACCTTGAACCCTGTACTTCCGAATTCTGGTCCCATTGTCTTTCCCTTTGGAGGACTTCTTCAGGTAATTCACTGTGATACAGAGGCCTTTCAGCTGACGCTCCAAATATTTCCGTTGTTTCTCGTCCAGAGTTGTTTCCATGTCAAAGGGAATCCCAGTGTCAAGCCGCTTCACCAAGTGCTTAACAAGATCCAGAACACGGCTTCCATCTTTGCAAAATTCCATATCTGCACAGTCCACACATAACACCAGCCCTTGCTCGGTGGCTTTTAAGGTCTGCGTGGTTCCTTTCAGAGTTTCAATAGTAAAGGCCCCATCATGATAGCTGATCTTAGGACGCTGCTGCTGTGAATAAAATGTCTGACCGATGATAATCTTGCCTGAGCTAGAGGCCTCACGCACAATGGCATCAAGAGCCGGCAAGATCCCTTTAGCCACAGGTGGCTGAAGGGCTTCCCTCGGCAGCAGCTTCTGCTTGAGCTCTGCTGATGCATTGTAGGTCCGTGAACGGACTTCCACTTGATATACACTTTCTGGCAGTTCGGCGGAGGTGAACAGACGGCCCTTGCcatcagacacagcagctaatgaATCTGGAGGCCGCTTAAGTATCTCCAAGAGTTTAGCCATTACAAAACTCTGGTCTGCCATGGAGAGGTCCAAGCTTCCTGAAGCCCCAGAAGATAGCTTGATATCATAGCAAAAGATAGCTGATACCCCAAACATGATTCTGAAGTGGTTCACAATAAGTTTGACTTCTATCTTTTCAAGTGGGACAGCACAGCCTAGAGGGGGAACAAGAGCAGTTAGAAACAACGAGGGTTTACACACAAGCAAAACAGTAACTTAGCATGCTGTTAGAGGGGGGGAATGGAGAATCACCAAAAGCTACAGTTTCCCTCAAAGTTTGGGTTGGGCAGACCCAAATTAAATTGCGGAAGCCTACTTATGAAATAACACACTCATAAGAAAAAAGTTCCAAAAACAATCAGGTACAGGTTTTCACTGGTGAAAACTGTGATGCTTTCTTTCTTGTCTTCTGATAAAGAATACGGTAGTTAAACGATGTCCTAAATGTTCTGAAACTACAAGGTGATATACCAAACACTACTGCTATCTGACAGGATTTCCTTTTATCTCATATGCTGTGCATCCTCTAAAACAATTATTACCATCTCGGAATTGCGAAACAGAGGTTACTAATAACAGTTTAGAAGTTCAGTTAGCATGTAGGCGAATTCATCACCATATCTTCCACTTTTTCAAGCAAAACAGGATTATAATGACCCTATCAGGCTAGGAACCAAACACTTCCCATGGATTCAAGACAAGAGAATAAGATGGATCAATAGCTGCTATAAGTACAGCTGTAAATACAGACAATGCAGTGAAGGGAACTTATGATACAGAGAGTTAACCTTCATTCCTATTTACCTCGATCTATAAACCTTGGAGCATACATAGGCATTCATAATACTACAACAGAACCGTATGAAACTTGAGAAACTGCATAATCATGAAGCAATGGAGGCATGCAGCACATGGAACTTATCACGCAGAGAGATAAACCTCATTCCAATCTATCTCGATCCATAAAGAAAGAAGCACATTTGGGCATCCACAATACTACAAACAGAAGCGTATAGAACTTCATATACTGCATAATCATGAATGGTGGTCAAACTAAGAAACAATCTAAGATTACACCAATGCAAATGCTACTCTAAATCAGCACACAATTAACAAAAATTGCAATCACAGGCCCATAGCTTCAAACAAGATAGCAGTCCGCGCTACTACAACATGGATGCCTGGACAAACGAATCGCCTTGACTAACCACATACGTGAAATCGAACAACACAGGCTCTAAAGACTAACTATCACAAAATCGCTGATCACTTGATCGATCAACCCCGCCCatgtttcaaacatttcagaggaACGAACAAATCATGGCAGAGTTCGCAAGGCTTGCAAGTAAAATCAGGAAACAGTACTGCAAATGGTGCCCCCACAAGGCCTAAAGTTCTCCATGCTGACTCCAAACCATAGCATGAAGCAACTGATCCATTGACGCACTAATACAAGCCTACTTGTGAAATAACATATTCATAGAAAAATCCCAACAAGAATCAGATACAGGTTTTCACTGGTGAAAACTCTGATGCTTTCATGTATTCTTGATAAAGGATATTGGTAAGTTAAATGATTTCCTAAATGTTCTGAAACTACAAGGTGGCATACCAAACTCTGATGTTTTCATGTATTCTAGTGCTGCCTGACAGGATTTTTATCTCATATGCTCTGCATCCTCTCAAACAATCATTTGGCATCTCAAAATTGCGGAACAGAGGTTACCAACAACAGTTTAGAAGTTCAGTTAGCATGTAAGAGAGTTCAACACCACATCTTCATCCCACTTTTTCAAGCAAAACAGGATTGTAATGACCCTATCAAACTAAGAATCAAACGCTTCCTATGGATTCAAGATACAAGAGAATAATATGCATCAATAGGTGCTATATAGGTACAGCTCTAGTACAGATAATGCAGCAAAGGGAACTTATCAAACAGATAGATAGTCCCCAATCATATTATCTCGATCTATAAACCTGGAGTTCGTAATAGTACAACAGTCAACAGAACCGTATAAAACTTGAGATACTGCGTAATCAGGAACCGgaaacaaaatataaaacaaTCTGAGATCACACCAACGCAAATGCTACTCTGAATCAACACACGGCCAACAAAATTTGCAACCACAGACCCGTAATTTCAAAAGATAAACAGTACGGTTGGAGAAACGCATGGCCCCGATCAACCGCATACACGAAATCAAGCAGGGAAGGCTCTAACTGACTAACCATCACGAAACACTTGCTCGACCAACCGTCCATGTTTCGAAAATTTCAGAGGTTCACAAGGCTCGCAAGTAGAATCAGGAAACGGTGCTTACCAACAGGTCCCGAAGAGGGCGAGCTCGTCGCCTGTGGGGTCTCCTTCAGCGCCCACCATGGCGGGTCGTACGGCCGGCAGTTGCGACGCTGCTGCTCCTGCGACGAGCGGTGCTGGCCTTGGAAGCCGCCTCCGCCGTGGCCCTGGTGTCGACCGTAAGAGCTGTCGCTGTCGGCCCTGCCGTGATTCC
This window encodes:
- the LOC123427597 gene encoding protein argonaute 2-like is translated as MSNQRGGGYGGRGGGQVSLSRDGGGGGGGVADADEDGFTPVRSQSRRRSSGGGGGDGASGGGVPLEPSGRGPRNVPRGPHSHGHDDHAQQQQQHRGRGIADRGGGGWNHGRADSDSSYGRHQGHGGGGFQGQHRSSQEQQRRNCRPYDPPWWALKETPQATSSPSSGPVGCAVPLEKIEVKLIVNHFRIMFGVSAIFCYDIKLSSGASGSLDLSMADQSFVMAKLLEILKRPPDSLAAVSDGKGRLFTSAELPESVYQVEVRSRTYNASAELKQKLLPREALQPPVAKGILPALDAIVREASSSGKIIIGQTFYSQQQRPKISYHDGAFTIETLKGTTQTLKATEQGLVLCVDCADMEFCKDGSRVLDLVKHLVKRLDTGIPFDMETTLDEKQRKYLERQLKGLCITVNYLKKSSKGKDNGTRIRKYRVQGLTAEPAQLITFEDFDAGKPPHKLVEYYREQYEVAIKYKMLPCLDLSTKNGRPNYVPIELCSLHRRQKYPKDNMLKGSKHKPRDKPLKSEARKKMILDMVEPPEGPCSSSRGQQFNITLNRGMTEVTGTILAPPTLTLGSSSGRRNYNISKKNCQWNLMNDMMLIDGKVLKCWGILDFSATSSDSFQEKLDVKKFIGNIVRKCVALGIHMEKKDCTVVRSEMSVLSDPGKLREKLIQVKKDAEKHTQKKLQLLFCPMSEQHHGYKILKMICETELGIQTQCLLSQVANKEGNSQDQYLSNLTLKINTKLGGSNMRLSDELPKVTGTSFMFIGADVNHPPPRDTESPSIAAVVASMDCPSASQYVTRIRPQRNRQEKIDNLGTMCKELLEVYKKRNGGVKPAKIIYFRDGVSDELFDMVLDKELVSMKEGICEGGYSPTITVIVAKKRHHTRLFPNDRKELRTDNGNVLPGTVVDTVVVDGSHDDFFLCSHDGLHGTSRPTHYYMLKNAHGFERVDLQKLVYRMCFVFARCTKPVSLTAPIKYADIAAYRGRDYYDSRMASLQYHQVPAGPPLFRDMPEVHEALKDSMFFI